TCATGCGGCAGTGCGGGATTCCGATCGATGGGCGCGGTCAGGCACGCTACGAGGACAAGGTCGACGTGTGGATCGATCCACGAAAGGACGAGCATCAGGAAGCCGTCCTGGCGACGCAGGACTGCGACAAGAGCGTGATCGTCGCCCTGCTCGAAGAGACGATTCATCCGGCGGGGCTGGCACGGCGCATCTGGCGCGGCAAGGATGACAAGCCGCTCGAGGCGTGCCGGCCGACTCCTAAGACGCTCGGCCTCCCCTCTCTGAAGGATTGACCGGGACCCCGCGATCCGGCGAGACTCTCACCGGAGGCACCGCGATGACCGAGCGGCTCTATTACGACGACAGCTTCCTGTACGAATTCGATGGCGCGATAGCCGAGATCCTCGCCTTGCCGGGAAGCGGGCGGTCGGCCGTCATCCTCGACCGCACCGCCTTCTATCCCACCAGCGGGGGCCAGGTCTTCGATACGGGGTGGATTGCCCCATCCGGCGGGTCTGGCGAAGCCACCCGGTGCGCGGTCATCGACGTAGCCGATCGGGAGGATGGAGCGGTCCTGCATGTCGTAGAGAGTGCGGCCGGCCTTGGCCAGGGGATGCGCGTCCTTGGCAAGGTCGATGCAGCCCGGCGGCTCGACCATATCCAGCAGCACTCCGGCCAGCATGTCCTCTCCGCCGCATTCATACGCCTGTTCGACGCGCCGACGGTCTCCTTCCACATGGGCGATGAGTCATGCACCATCGATCTCGACACCAGAGAGCTGTCGGCGGAACAGCTCCAGTCCGCCGAGCAGCTGGCCAACCAGATCATCCTGCAGAACCTGCCGGTCGGGATCCGGTATGTGACTCAGGAGGAAGCGCTGCAGCTGGGCCTGAGGAAGATTCCGCCGGCCGGCAAGGCTCGCTTGAGATTGATCGCGATCCAGGACTTCGACCTGACCGCATGTGGGGGAACCCATGTCCGCAACACGGGACAGATCGGCTGCATTCTGCTGCGCAGGACCGAGAAGGTCCGGCAGACCGTCCGCCTGGAGTTCGTCTGTGGGCAAAGGGCCGTAGCCACCGCCCGGCGGGATTACCAGGCCTTGTCCGAAGCGGCGGAGCTGTGCTCCGCGCACCTTTGGGATCTCCCTCAGCATCTCCGCAAGCTCCAGGACGACGCGAAGACGGCGCGCAAGTCGCAGGAACGGCTTCTGGAAGAGCTGGCCGGGCACCTGGCGCGCCATCTTGTGGCGGAGGCGCCCGCCGCGAA
This genomic stretch from Candidatus Polarisedimenticolia bacterium harbors:
- a CDS encoding DHHA1 domain-containing protein, with protein sequence MTERLYYDDSFLYEFDGAIAEILALPGSGRSAVILDRTAFYPTSGGQVFDTGWIAPSGGSGEATRCAVIDVADREDGAVLHVVESAAGLGQGMRVLGKVDAARRLDHIQQHSGQHVLSAAFIRLFDAPTVSFHMGDESCTIDLDTRELSAEQLQSAEQLANQIILQNLPVGIRYVTQEEALQLGLRKIPPAGKARLRLIAIQDFDLTACGGTHVRNTGQIGCILLRRTEKVRQTVRLEFVCGQRAVATARRDYQALSEAAELCSAHLWDLPQHLRKLQDDAKTARKSQERLLEELAGHLARHLVAEAPAANGRKVVTGLFLDRDQAFIRLLAQKCTRGTDSVVALLASGAGPAALVFAQSPGQPFDMGALMKEVLARLGGRGGGSKDLAQGGTESEALEAELAEIGRKLLAAQ